Proteins encoded by one window of bacterium:
- a CDS encoding cysteine hydrolase, which translates to MPQPTDVSDFVKERLALIRGELRLYNDLRPTETAFVVIDMQNAFVAEGGVIEVPASREIIPVINRMAAECRELGVPVIWIRSHHPKGGSDWRHFFDHFVRPERREAAAAALSDDAPSSRFHPDMDIHDEDYIVFKNRYSCLIPGSSSLERLVRSLGCDTLLLAGTKTNICVESTARDAMMLDFRVVVLSDATAALTDEEHQASLNVLIQEFADILVTDEVVEELRANAGGADR; encoded by the coding sequence ATGCCGCAACCCACCGATGTATCCGATTTCGTCAAGGAGCGGCTGGCGCTCATACGAGGCGAGTTGCGGCTGTACAACGATCTGCGGCCCACCGAGACGGCCTTCGTCGTCATCGACATGCAGAACGCCTTCGTGGCCGAGGGTGGCGTCATCGAGGTGCCGGCCAGCCGGGAGATCATCCCGGTGATCAACCGCATGGCCGCCGAGTGCCGGGAGCTGGGCGTGCCAGTGATCTGGATCCGCTCGCACCACCCCAAGGGCGGCTCCGACTGGCGCCACTTCTTCGACCACTTCGTGCGCCCGGAACGGCGGGAGGCGGCCGCCGCGGCACTCTCCGACGACGCCCCGAGTTCGCGCTTCCATCCCGACATGGACATCCACGACGAGGACTACATCGTCTTCAAGAACCGGTACTCGTGCCTCATCCCGGGTTCGTCGTCGCTGGAGCGGCTGGTGCGCAGCCTGGGCTGCGACACCCTGTTGCTCGCCGGCACCAAGACGAACATCTGCGTCGAGTCGACGGCCCGGGACGCCATGATGCTGGACTTCCGGGTCGTGGTCCTCAGCGACGCCACCGCCGCGCTCACCGACGAGGAGCACCAGGCCTCGCTCAACGTCCTGATCCAGGAGTTCGCCGACATCCTCGTCACCGACGAGGTGGTCGAGGAGTTGCGTGCCAACGCCGGAGGTGCCGACCGATGA
- a CDS encoding ABC transporter substrate-binding protein: protein MHARSITSRHERRRPAGRRRGLLRLGISLLVLTLIAASCGDDEDAGEAPAPAPAAPAPEPPPPPEPAPPAAAEKETVRFLVWEGYEVRDPEPATYEIEATYMVANEDPINKKGTYDISVGIENIFPTLQAAGVMQPLDVSRIPNWEQLPAELRNEPLINTDEGVIGVPIAWASMGLTYVDDGTGPPESLESLLEPKYDGKFAIGDDGNTVIIMVARLLGLGGDTPGLLTEDELDQVFEKLEEFRDASFGILANPYAEYAGAYTRGEIIAAWPDNAPTALRAREADIPVEVHFPPGVGWSWIDALFIASDVEPTDAMYEALNDAISESTQFAQGEMLGWAVTHPAAMARLVPMGFEWAVYEDRAAVFEAAPPVEWPPVESDQYATYDTWLKRWQDFKAGA, encoded by the coding sequence ATGCACGCGCGATCCATCACATCCAGACACGAGCGTCGGCGTCCGGCCGGCAGGAGGCGGGGTCTTCTCCGACTCGGAATATCGCTCCTGGTCCTCACGCTGATCGCGGCGTCCTGCGGCGACGACGAGGACGCCGGCGAGGCACCGGCGCCTGCTCCGGCAGCACCCGCCCCGGAGCCGCCTCCTCCACCGGAGCCGGCGCCGCCGGCCGCGGCCGAGAAGGAAACGGTGCGCTTCCTGGTCTGGGAGGGCTACGAGGTGCGCGATCCCGAACCCGCCACCTACGAGATCGAAGCGACTTACATGGTGGCGAACGAGGACCCGATCAACAAGAAGGGCACCTACGACATCAGCGTCGGCATCGAGAACATCTTCCCGACCCTCCAGGCTGCGGGAGTGATGCAGCCGCTGGACGTCAGCCGGATCCCGAACTGGGAACAGTTGCCCGCCGAACTCCGCAATGAGCCGCTGATCAACACGGACGAAGGGGTGATCGGTGTTCCGATCGCCTGGGCGAGCATGGGCTTGACCTACGTCGACGACGGCACCGGACCACCTGAGTCCCTCGAGTCACTGCTCGAACCGAAGTACGACGGCAAGTTCGCCATCGGCGATGACGGCAACACGGTGATCATCATGGTCGCCCGACTGCTCGGGCTCGGCGGGGACACGCCGGGGTTGCTGACCGAGGATGAGCTCGATCAGGTCTTCGAGAAGCTGGAGGAGTTCAGGGACGCCTCCTTCGGCATCCTGGCGAACCCCTATGCCGAGTACGCCGGCGCCTACACGCGAGGCGAGATCATCGCCGCCTGGCCGGACAACGCGCCGACAGCACTGAGGGCCCGCGAGGCCGACATCCCCGTGGAGGTTCACTTCCCGCCCGGGGTGGGCTGGTCCTGGATCGACGCGCTGTTCATCGCCTCCGACGTGGAGCCCACCGACGCCATGTACGAGGCGTTGAACGACGCCATCAGCGAGTCGACGCAGTTCGCGCAGGGCGAGATGCTCGGCTGGGCGGTCACCCATCCGGCGGCAATGGCACGGCTCGTCCCGATGGGGTTCGAGTGGGCCGTCTACGAGGACCGCGCGGCCGTGTTCGAGGCGGCGCCGCCGGTGGAGTGGCCACCGGTCGAGTCCGACCAGTACGCGACGTACGACACGTGGCTGAAGCGCTGGCAGGACTTCAAGGCCGGCGCATAG
- a CDS encoding ABC transporter substrate-binding protein, with the protein MAAVDAAASAAAAAQSDAAAAQSDAGAALSEAQTARAEASAADAEASAAAAEAEAAAAEAAAAAALAAEAIAAADVARAAAEGNEADLAAAEAALAAAQDAASAAQAEAASAEAQAAAAQEEAARAQAEAEEARSAAQAAAEEVAAAEAAAAAAAEALAADAALGPDGLPAFGTPERCEANRAAGKMVFMTGFDFAAAAGIIENVVAEAEGYFDDMCLDVEVQPGFAPGHLAAVAAGTVQVADAPDFGSLVRANLAGDVELVGFGQLGHTAINQLLVSPDSGITSLADIRGKTVGIKGDLPVAIQAMMAEEGLQRGEFTELLLEGFNPVEHFALGIDALPVYRSNEPRWLDLAGIDYITFDPLDYDVPASFAVIATRRDFYEAHPTAVEDFVRAGLRGYYFAAENPEAALDHAFERIEAAGNNLFFAREHELFRWTTDQKSIEEVTPEGLVIGQFNVAGLGREMEVLVELGVFDELPDWRSMIDVTVIPKLYDGDELIWTSMN; encoded by the coding sequence ATGGCCGCGGTGGACGCCGCCGCCAGTGCCGCGGCCGCTGCACAGAGCGACGCGGCGGCGGCGCAGAGCGACGCGGGAGCCGCGCTGAGCGAGGCCCAGACAGCACGCGCCGAGGCGTCCGCGGCCGACGCCGAGGCCTCCGCGGCGGCCGCCGAAGCCGAGGCCGCCGCCGCGGAAGCGGCCGCCGCAGCCGCTCTGGCCGCCGAAGCGATCGCTGCCGCCGACGTTGCGAGGGCGGCGGCCGAAGGCAACGAGGCCGATCTCGCCGCCGCGGAAGCGGCGCTTGCAGCGGCACAGGACGCGGCATCCGCCGCGCAGGCCGAGGCCGCGAGCGCCGAGGCCCAGGCTGCGGCCGCGCAGGAAGAAGCCGCACGCGCCCAGGCCGAAGCGGAAGAGGCTCGCAGCGCGGCCCAAGCGGCTGCCGAGGAGGTCGCCGCCGCCGAGGCAGCGGCCGCGGCGGCCGCTGAGGCACTCGCCGCCGACGCAGCGTTGGGCCCCGACGGGCTTCCCGCCTTCGGCACCCCCGAGCGCTGCGAGGCCAACCGGGCCGCGGGGAAAATGGTGTTCATGACGGGCTTCGACTTCGCCGCCGCGGCGGGGATCATCGAGAACGTCGTCGCCGAGGCCGAGGGCTACTTCGACGACATGTGCCTCGACGTGGAGGTCCAGCCCGGCTTCGCCCCCGGCCACCTCGCCGCAGTGGCGGCCGGCACCGTCCAGGTGGCCGACGCGCCCGATTTCGGCTCACTCGTCCGCGCCAACCTGGCCGGCGATGTCGAACTGGTGGGCTTCGGCCAGTTGGGACACACGGCGATCAACCAGCTCCTCGTCTCCCCGGACTCGGGCATCACGAGCTTGGCCGACATCCGGGGCAAGACGGTCGGCATCAAGGGTGACCTCCCCGTCGCCATCCAGGCGATGATGGCGGAGGAAGGTCTGCAGCGAGGCGAGTTCACCGAGTTGCTGCTCGAGGGCTTCAACCCCGTCGAGCACTTCGCCCTCGGCATCGACGCGCTGCCCGTCTACCGCTCGAACGAGCCGCGCTGGCTCGACCTGGCGGGCATCGACTACATCACATTCGACCCGCTGGACTACGACGTGCCGGCCAGCTTCGCCGTCATCGCCACGAGACGCGACTTCTACGAGGCGCACCCGACGGCCGTGGAGGATTTCGTGCGGGCCGGGCTCCGGGGCTACTACTTCGCGGCCGAGAACCCCGAGGCGGCCCTCGACCACGCCTTCGAGCGAATCGAAGCCGCCGGAAACAACCTGTTCTTCGCCCGCGAGCACGAGTTGTTCCGCTGGACGACGGATCAGAAGAGCATCGAGGAAGTGACGCCTGAGGGTCTCGTCATCGGTCAGTTCAACGTAGCCGGCCTGGGCAGGGAGATGGAGGTGCTGGTCGAGTTGGGGGTCTTCGACGAACTTCCCGACTGGCGGTCGATGATTGACGTCACCGTCATCCCGAAGCTGTACGACGGCGACGAACTCATCTGGACGTCGATGAACTGA
- a CDS encoding CBS domain-containing protein, with translation MTFEEVLMSVDRIPLSTLGVPVKSVSPSDTGRRAGALMDELNVDQLPVVDDANRLRGVVTRRRLWRELNWRQVDVSEILDVMPPARVRRSATTLGEVFELLFEHDFVLISDDEGQTVTAIVTINDVAKHLYENAD, from the coding sequence ATGACCTTCGAGGAGGTTCTGATGAGCGTTGATCGAATCCCGCTGTCGACGCTGGGAGTACCCGTCAAATCAGTGAGTCCCAGCGACACAGGCCGGCGCGCTGGAGCGCTGATGGATGAACTCAACGTTGATCAGCTGCCGGTCGTTGACGATGCAAATCGGCTGCGAGGCGTTGTGACACGGAGGCGGCTGTGGAGAGAACTGAACTGGCGTCAAGTCGATGTTTCCGAGATTCTCGATGTCATGCCGCCCGCTCGGGTGCGGCGCTCGGCCACAACTCTCGGTGAGGTGTTCGAGTTGCTATTCGAGCATGACTTCGTGCTCATCTCCGACGACGAGGGGCAAACCGTCACAGCCATCGTGACCATCAACGACGTGGCCAAGCACCTCTACGAGAATGCCGACTGA
- a CDS encoding hydantoinase B/oxoprolinase family protein codes for MTDTLAPEDLIGCGNGSLDPVTFEILRSRLSAINDEAAMTMRLVSGSPVANEAYDMNVGLMDADGDCFAIGMYITIHALALSSTVKDIRQRFAADDVGPGDVFMSNDPYVGACHQMDVAVVAPIFAGGRLVAWTGSTVHQIDLGGPVEGQVQLGATSIWSEQPLFPPIKIVDAGELRPDVERGYLRRTRLPHLVDLDLKAMIAGCNVGVARVQDLTGRYGTDVVLAAIEGINVATAARFRARLAELPDGTWSHRGYIEYDEVYPVVVEMTKDGDSLTFDYTQSADQAGAVINCTRPACVGAVVAAVLPYLCYDMAWSPAGLQRAIEVRTREGTVVHAAWPAGTSKATTTGSFMATISAGVCLSKLLAASEGHLRQFMSTWMGGLYVEDMFGVDQRGEFFGAAILDAMAGGSGARAFADGLDAGGFLDSPSAIIANIEDIEYSYPVLYLSRRIQPDTGGAGKYRGGNTLAMTYITHDVERLPTKILHAIGTFQPGSIGVAGGYPSNTNQFVIKRDTNVRDLLAGGAVPDDLGALDGELEIFADPIVKTSQGPDDVHRYVAMGGGGYLDPLDREPELVLADYVVGAVTVAHARDAYGVVIDVDGMCVDEAATDRRRRQIRDERRRSAAVPRAATRHPGLT; via the coding sequence ATGACCGACACTCTCGCCCCCGAAGATCTCATCGGGTGCGGCAACGGCAGCCTCGACCCGGTCACCTTCGAGATCCTGCGCTCGCGCCTGTCGGCCATCAACGACGAGGCTGCCATGACGATGCGCCTCGTGTCCGGCTCGCCGGTGGCCAACGAGGCCTACGACATGAACGTGGGTCTCATGGATGCCGACGGGGACTGCTTCGCCATCGGCATGTACATCACCATCCACGCGCTCGCGCTGAGTTCCACGGTCAAGGACATCAGGCAGCGCTTCGCCGCCGACGACGTCGGGCCCGGCGACGTGTTCATGTCCAACGACCCCTACGTCGGGGCGTGCCACCAGATGGACGTGGCGGTCGTGGCCCCGATCTTCGCCGGCGGCCGGCTGGTGGCCTGGACCGGCTCCACGGTGCACCAGATCGACCTCGGCGGCCCGGTCGAGGGTCAGGTGCAGCTCGGCGCCACCTCCATCTGGAGCGAGCAGCCGCTGTTCCCGCCCATCAAGATCGTCGACGCCGGGGAGCTTCGCCCCGACGTGGAGCGGGGCTACCTCCGCCGCACCCGCCTGCCCCACCTCGTGGACCTGGATCTGAAGGCCATGATCGCCGGCTGCAACGTAGGGGTGGCACGGGTGCAGGATCTGACCGGGCGCTACGGCACCGACGTGGTGCTGGCCGCCATCGAGGGGATCAACGTCGCCACCGCCGCCCGGTTCCGGGCCCGGCTGGCGGAGCTGCCCGACGGCACCTGGTCGCATCGCGGCTACATCGAGTACGACGAGGTGTACCCGGTCGTCGTGGAGATGACCAAGGACGGCGACTCGCTCACGTTCGACTACACGCAGAGTGCCGATCAGGCCGGCGCCGTCATCAACTGCACCCGCCCGGCCTGCGTGGGCGCCGTCGTGGCCGCCGTTCTCCCGTACCTCTGCTACGACATGGCGTGGTCGCCCGCCGGGCTGCAGCGGGCCATCGAGGTGCGCACCCGCGAGGGCACCGTCGTCCACGCCGCCTGGCCGGCCGGCACCTCGAAGGCCACCACCACCGGCAGCTTCATGGCCACGATCTCCGCGGGTGTCTGCCTGTCGAAGCTGCTGGCGGCGAGCGAGGGACATCTCCGGCAATTCATGTCCACCTGGATGGGCGGGCTCTACGTGGAGGACATGTTCGGCGTGGATCAGCGGGGCGAGTTCTTCGGCGCGGCGATCCTCGACGCCATGGCAGGGGGGTCGGGGGCGCGGGCCTTCGCCGACGGGCTGGATGCCGGTGGCTTCCTGGACTCGCCGTCGGCGATCATCGCCAACATCGAGGACATCGAGTACAGCTACCCGGTGCTCTACCTGTCCCGCCGGATCCAGCCCGACACCGGGGGCGCCGGCAAGTACCGCGGCGGCAACACGCTCGCCATGACCTACATCACCCACGATGTTGAGCGGTTGCCCACGAAGATCCTTCACGCCATCGGCACCTTCCAGCCGGGCTCCATCGGCGTGGCCGGCGGGTACCCGTCGAACACCAACCAGTTCGTCATCAAGCGCGACACGAACGTCCGCGACCTGCTCGCCGGCGGTGCGGTGCCCGACGACCTCGGCGCCCTCGACGGTGAACTCGAGATCTTCGCCGACCCCATCGTCAAGACCTCCCAGGGGCCCGACGACGTCCACCGTTACGTCGCCATGGGCGGGGGCGGGTACCTCGACCCTCTGGACCGCGAGCCCGAACTGGTGCTGGCCGACTACGTCGTCGGTGCTGTGACGGTGGCGCACGCTCGCGACGCCTACGGCGTGGTGATCGACGTCGACGGGATGTGCGTGGACGAGGCCGCCACCGACCGGCGACGCCGCCAGATCCGCGACGAGCGCCGCCGCTCGGCCGCGGTTCCGCGCGCCGCGACGCGGCACCCGGGATTGACCTGA
- a CDS encoding ABC transporter ATP-binding protein: MRRSTVGGSHTDALTGGGSTPRRIGAPVSIRDVSKWFRTGRSFLHALDGIDIEIQPGEFVSLIGPSGCGKSTLLRVVGGLLAYETGTVEVDGASPATARDTKQIGFAPQTPSLLGWRTVRRNVTLLAEVNRRGAVHPPLSEADTLRLLETVGLGDFLDLLPKELSGGMQQRVSLVRCFALGAPVLLMDEPFSALDEITRNEMRYLLLDLWEHTGHTVIFVTHSIPEAVILSDRVLVMATQPGRIVHTETISLPRPRSAAMEDDERYLVHMRNVRRALGEVSAR, translated from the coding sequence GTGCGACGTTCGACCGTCGGTGGTAGCCACACGGATGCCCTCACCGGCGGTGGATCCACCCCGCGCAGGATCGGCGCCCCCGTGTCCATCCGGGACGTCTCGAAGTGGTTCCGCACCGGTCGCAGCTTCCTGCACGCGCTCGACGGAATCGACATCGAGATCCAACCGGGCGAGTTCGTCAGCCTCATCGGGCCGAGCGGCTGCGGCAAGTCCACTCTGCTGCGCGTCGTGGGCGGGCTCCTGGCCTACGAAACCGGCACCGTCGAGGTCGACGGCGCCAGTCCGGCAACCGCGCGCGACACGAAACAGATCGGGTTCGCCCCGCAGACACCGTCACTCCTGGGCTGGCGGACCGTGCGCCGGAACGTCACGCTGCTGGCCGAGGTGAACCGGCGGGGCGCCGTGCACCCGCCCCTCAGCGAGGCCGACACACTCAGACTCCTGGAGACCGTCGGCCTGGGTGACTTCCTGGACCTGCTCCCCAAGGAACTGTCGGGCGGCATGCAGCAGCGCGTCTCACTGGTGCGCTGCTTCGCGCTCGGGGCACCCGTGCTGCTTATGGACGAGCCCTTCTCGGCTCTCGACGAGATAACCCGCAACGAGATGCGCTACCTCCTGCTGGATCTGTGGGAGCACACCGGCCACACGGTGATCTTCGTCACCCACAGCATCCCCGAGGCGGTGATCCTCTCCGACCGAGTCCTCGTGATGGCGACACAACCGGGCCGGATCGTCCATACCGAGACGATCTCCCTGCCCCGACCCCGGTCGGCGGCGATGGAGGACGACGAGCGTTACCTGGTGCACATGCGCAACGTGCGCCGCGCCCTCGGCGAGGTGTCGGCCCGATGA
- a CDS encoding ABC transporter permease → MTTGTTQADGAGAAKQPPPQRPQRLRRSAMLGAPVVGIAVVFAIWEFYVRVFDISRLTLPTPIDIVVHVIDQAGFYGRHARVTLLEAGLGYGLALGAALVVATLMAHSRFVERASMPVIVLLQCTPVAVLAPVFLIWFGFSVWPKVLVATVICYIPFTINEFTGLRSVDPNAYELLRSVSASRTEIFLKLRFPQSLPYLFSAGRLCVGLSLIGAVIGEMFGGSTEGLGNTARVGQTRLLIDQLWGSIFALAVIGVIGYLLLAALEARVLRWHSSQDLPGGSATAR, encoded by the coding sequence ATGACCACCGGTACCACCCAAGCCGACGGCGCCGGCGCAGCGAAGCAGCCTCCCCCCCAGCGCCCGCAGCGCCTCCGCCGGTCGGCGATGCTCGGGGCACCGGTCGTGGGTATCGCCGTGGTGTTCGCCATCTGGGAGTTCTACGTGCGGGTCTTCGATATCTCCCGCCTGACGCTGCCGACGCCGATCGACATCGTCGTGCACGTCATCGACCAGGCGGGCTTCTACGGGCGCCACGCGCGGGTCACGCTGCTCGAAGCGGGCTTGGGATACGGACTCGCCCTCGGCGCGGCGCTCGTCGTGGCCACGTTGATGGCGCACTCGCGCTTCGTGGAGCGCGCCTCGATGCCCGTGATCGTCCTCCTGCAGTGCACGCCCGTGGCGGTTCTGGCACCGGTGTTCCTGATCTGGTTCGGTTTCAGCGTCTGGCCCAAGGTCCTGGTCGCCACCGTGATCTGCTACATCCCCTTCACGATCAACGAGTTCACCGGGCTGCGATCGGTGGATCCGAACGCCTACGAGTTGCTGCGCTCCGTGTCTGCCAGCAGGACGGAGATCTTCCTCAAGCTGCGGTTCCCCCAGTCTCTGCCCTACCTGTTCTCGGCGGGACGCCTCTGCGTGGGTCTGTCGCTCATCGGAGCGGTCATCGGCGAGATGTTCGGCGGCTCCACCGAGGGTCTCGGGAACACCGCCCGCGTGGGCCAGACGCGGCTGCTCATCGACCAGCTCTGGGGCTCCATCTTCGCTCTCGCTGTCATCGGCGTGATCGGGTACCTGCTTCTTGCGGCTCTCGAGGCTCGGGTATTACGGTGGCATAGTTCCCAGGATCTCCCCGGCGGATCGGCGACGGCTCGCTGA
- a CDS encoding amidohydrolase family protein, protein MAAGLIDVHSHHYPDSYLDACRRPDSGLEHYVRDDGRLVVLQDGAVAAAVPQPLPGMDHRLALMDEVNVEVQVLSVSAPNVFRLPAPLRVPLTRDLNDELDDLTGASGGRLRFFANLPLPDIDASLAELDRVLQRPRVVGVMLCTTVDRRTLDDPFLGPLWEELSRHQAVVFVHPTTACCTEGLSDFALSLALDFLAETTNAVGRLLYSGTLERYPGIRWIFTHLGGTIPFVHHRFDNYAGQFPECRRHITRKPSEQLRELFFDTVSTHPAAMRCAFETFPVSQFVFGTDYPHVPGALRVFVETLEAAGLSAEDLARVSRHNAVELLGIE, encoded by the coding sequence TTGGCTGCCGGACTGATCGACGTGCATTCGCACCACTACCCCGACAGCTACCTCGACGCCTGCCGGCGTCCCGACAGCGGCCTCGAGCACTACGTCCGCGACGACGGCCGCCTGGTCGTGCTGCAGGACGGGGCGGTGGCTGCCGCCGTTCCGCAACCGCTGCCCGGAATGGACCACCGCCTGGCACTCATGGACGAGGTGAACGTGGAGGTCCAGGTGCTGTCGGTGTCGGCTCCCAACGTCTTCCGCCTGCCGGCGCCGCTGCGCGTCCCGCTGACCCGCGACCTGAACGACGAGCTCGACGACCTGACGGGAGCCTCCGGCGGGCGGCTGAGGTTCTTCGCCAACCTGCCACTTCCCGACATCGACGCCTCGCTCGCCGAACTGGACCGCGTGCTGCAGCGACCCCGGGTCGTGGGCGTGATGCTCTGCACCACAGTGGATCGGCGCACGCTCGACGACCCGTTCCTGGGGCCCCTCTGGGAGGAGCTGTCCCGGCACCAGGCCGTGGTGTTCGTCCATCCCACCACGGCCTGCTGCACCGAGGGATTGAGCGACTTCGCGCTGTCGCTCGCGCTGGACTTCCTCGCCGAGACCACCAACGCCGTCGGCCGGCTGCTCTACTCGGGGACCCTCGAGCGTTACCCGGGGATCCGCTGGATCTTCACGCACCTGGGCGGGACGATCCCGTTCGTGCACCACCGCTTCGACAACTACGCCGGCCAGTTCCCCGAGTGCCGACGCCACATCACGCGCAAGCCATCGGAGCAGTTGCGCGAACTGTTCTTCGACACGGTCAGCACCCACCCCGCCGCCATGCGCTGCGCCTTCGAGACGTTCCCGGTCTCACAGTTCGTCTTCGGCACCGACTACCCGCACGTGCCGGGTGCCCTGCGCGTCTTCGTGGAAACCCTGGAAGCGGCGGGGCTGTCCGCCGAGGACCTGGCCAGGGTGAGCCGACACAACGCCGTGGAGTTGCTGGGAATCGAGTGA
- a CDS encoding plasmid pRiA4b ORF-3 family protein, with the protein MPATVHTLKVTLRDVRPPVWRLLEVPSEMTLGELSGALVWAMGWEGYHLHVFTADGTAYWPPGNDDWFGGYEDESRHRVGDVLPRSRMTMEWEYDMGDSWNHDIVVQSIAPAGPGVTLPRCTDGGGACPPEDCGGAWGYADLLDALGNAGHPRHGEAVEILGEGYDPSHFRPPERRRG; encoded by the coding sequence ATGCCTGCGACCGTCCACACGCTGAAGGTCACTCTGCGCGACGTGAGGCCGCCGGTGTGGCGGCTGCTGGAGGTTCCCTCGGAGATGACGCTCGGCGAGCTGTCGGGCGCGTTGGTGTGGGCAATGGGGTGGGAGGGCTACCATCTTCACGTCTTCACCGCCGACGGCACCGCATACTGGCCGCCCGGCAACGACGACTGGTTCGGCGGTTACGAGGACGAGTCCCGGCACCGGGTCGGCGATGTGCTGCCGCGCAGTCGGATGACGATGGAGTGGGAGTACGACATGGGTGATTCCTGGAACCATGACATCGTCGTGCAATCCATCGCGCCGGCCGGTCCCGGGGTGACTCTGCCGCGCTGCACCGACGGCGGCGGTGCCTGTCCGCCCGAGGACTGCGGCGGCGCGTGGGGTTATGCCGATCTGCTGGACGCTCTCGGCAATGCCGGCCATCCTCGCCACGGCGAGGCCGTCGAGATTCTCGGTGAGGGCTACGACCCCAGCCACTTCCGCCCACCCGAACGGCGTCGCGGGTAG